The sequence below is a genomic window from Thiomonas intermedia.
CTCGGCGGTGACGGCCCCCACCAGCACGGCCCTGGCTTCGGCACCCCAGGCCGCGAGCGCTCCGCCCACCCAAACCCAGAGCACAGCGGCAGCGACTGTGCCAGCCACCCAAACCGCCGAGACCAAGAACACCGCGCCACCCTCGACCGCCCAAACACAGGCTGCCGCACCCCAGCCCAAGCCCGTCGTGCGGCAGGCCCAAGCCTCCGAGCAAGCCGCGCCGCAACAGTTTGCACCTCAGCAGTTCGCCCCGCAGACCGCGCCCGTCGCCCCGCAGCAACCCGTCTGCAGCCATTGCGGCACCGTGGCCGCGGTCACCCCCGTCCAGGTTCATTCGCAGCAGAACAGCCCCGTCGGCGTCATTGCCGGGGGTATCGTTGGAGGCCTTCTCGGCAATCAGGTTGGCGGGGGTGACGGCCGCAAGCTGGCCACGGTTGCCGGAGCGATTGGCGGCGGCTTCGCGGGCAACGAGATCGCCAAGCGTGTCGATTCGCAGACGGTGTACGACGTGCAGGTCCGCATGGACGACGGCCAGGTCCGCACCCTGCAACTCAAGGTCGCCCCGCCCGTGGGCCAGCGCGTGCAGCTGGGCTCCGACGGCGGCCTGAACCCGATCCCATGATCGCCGTACACGATTTCACACCGGCAACACCCTCTGTTCGTGGGGTGTTGCCACACGCCCCTCGCTGATTGACGGGAAAGATCGGGCGTTACAAAATGGACTGAACTTTTTGGAGTTTCACCGAACAGAACTGGTGCTGCTGTGGTTCGAGCTCATGCTCAATCCTGTGGCCCTCCAAGTTGCCCGGTAGTCTGCTCCTCAGACTCTCCCCCCGATCCGGGCATTTCCAGCCAGGTGCGCAACGCACCTGGCTTTTTTTTGTGCGCCCCGCGGGCGGGCCGTGCCACAAGCTCACGCTTGCGCAAGCGCACGGCGCAGTTGCAGGGCTTCGGCAAGATGGTTCAGCGCAATGGACTGCACCCCGGCCAGATCGGCGATGGTGCGCGCCAGGCGCAGCACCCGGTGCGCCTGGCGGGACGATGCGCCCAGCCGCGTCATGGCCTGGCTCAGAAACGCGCTGCCGGCTGGATCGAGCACGCAATGCGCATCCAACTCGGCGCCCTGCAGCTGGGCATTGCGCACGCCCTGTCTGGCGATCTGGACTTCGGCGGCCGCCGCCACGCGCGTTGCGATCTGCGCACTGGTCTCGCCCTGTGGCAACTGCAGCAAGGTTTCGGGCGCTATGGCGCCGACCTCCACCTGGATATCGATCCGGTCGAGCAGCGGCCCGGAAATGCGCCCCTGATAACGCGCGATCTGATCCGGCGTACAGCGACACGCCCGAGTGGCATGGCCCAGATACCCGCAGGGACAGGGGTTCATCGCGGCGATCAGCTGGAACTGCGCCGGAAATTCCGCCTGCCTCGCCGCGCGGGAAATGTGGATGCGCCCGGTTTCCAGCGGCTCGCGCAGGCTTTCCAGCACGGCCCGATCAAACTCCGGGAGTTCATCGAGAAAAAGCAGATTGTGGGTCGCCAAGGAAATCTCGCCCGGCCGTATCGTGCCCGCACCGCCCCCCACCAGCGCCACCGCGGACGCCGTGTGATGGGGGCTGCGGACAAAACGGCGCCCCCACTGCGCCGGGTCGAACCGCCCCACCAGACTGAGCACCGACGCACTCTCCAGCGCCTGCTCGCGGGTCAAGGGCGGAAGCAGGCCGACAAAACGCTGGGCCAGCATGGATTTGCCGCTGCCCGGCGGTCCCACCATGAGCACATGATGCCCTCCGGCCGCGGCGATCTCCAGGGCCCGCTTGGCTGCACTGTGGCCGCGCACCTCGGCCATATCGGGTCCGGACGCATGGGCCAGCGTGGTGGCGGCGGCCGTCACGCGCTGCGCGGCACCATCCTGTTCGAGCAGATAGGCCACGACCTGCAGCAGGTCGCGTGCACCAAGAACCGTGGCCGCCTGCGCCAGCGCCGCTTCTTCCGCGCTTTGCTGCGGCAAGACCAGCCTGAGGTCATCGCCCGCCTCCGGCCGCTGCGAAGCCAGGGCGCAGGCCATGGCCAGAGCGCCTCGCGTGGGGCGCAGTTCGCCGGTGAGCGACAACTCGCCGGCGAAGGTATGCCCTTGAAGCCGCCCGGCCGGAATCAGGCCCTGCGCCGCCAGCAGCCCGATCGCGATGGGCAGGTCAAAGCGGCCCGATTCCTTGGGCAGATCGGCCGGCGCCAGGTTGACGACGATGCGCTTGTTCGAGGGAAAGCCCAGACCGCTGTTGAGGAGGGCGCTGCGCACACGGTCGCGCGCCTCCCGGACTTCGGCCTCGGGCAGGCCGACGATGGTGAAGCCGGGCAGACCGGGAGACAGATGCACCTCGACCGTGACCGGCGGCGCCTCCATGCCCAACAAAGCCCGGCTGGCAACCTGCGCCAGCGACATGCGCGCCGAATCAGCGCCAGGCGTCTTCGGGCGATGTGGGCGCCGACTGCGCGCCGCTGTCCAGACGCGCCTGCAGTTCGCGCACCTGGGCTTCGAGCGTATCGATCTGCTGGCGCGCGGCCAGCAGCATGCGCTGCGTGGCGTCGAACTCCTCACGCGTCACCAGATCGAGCCGTCCGGCGGCGGAATGCGCCAGAGCCCGCAGGTTGCGCTGCGCATCGTGCAGCGGCGAGCGCTCAATCAGGCGACCGATTTGGTCGAAAAACGCGGTGTTGCGTTGGCGAAAGCTGTCATTCATGGCGAGCTCCAGAAAATCTCTTGTCACGCATTGTGACCGATTTCGGCACAGCCGCTTTTACCGCCTGGCGGAGAGCCGTCCACCCACCGTGTTGCCAGGCCAGTTGCGAAGGCGCTTCGCCGGGTAAACCGCAGGATTGACGTATACGGAAGCCGTTCTGATAATTCGCCCCTTCATCAGGGATTGCGGCGGGTTGCTGCAGGATTTGCGCTTCTTGGGCGCAAAACTTGCTATAGACTCGGGCCGCTTTTTTGAAACCCAACCGTTCACAACCCATAAGGAAACTTCCATGAGAAAGTCCATTGCCGCACTCGCGCTGGGCGCGTCGCTTGCGGCCTTCAGCCTGCCCGCGCTGGCCGCCAAGACCTTGGTGTACTGCTCCGAGGGCAACCCCAACGGCTTCCAGCCCGCGCTCTACACCGATGGCACCACCTTCGATGCCAGCTCGCGCACCATTTATGACCGTCTGGTCGAGTTCAAGCCCGGCAGCACCGAAATCGTGCCCGGACTGGCCACGTCGTGGGACGTGTCGGCCGACGGCAAGACCTACACCTTCCATTTGCGCCGGGGCGTGAAGTTCCAGACCAACTACGGCTTCACCCCCACCCGCGACTTCGACGCCGACGACGTGCTGTTCACCTTCAACCGC
It includes:
- a CDS encoding accessory factor UbiK family protein is translated as MNDSFRQRNTAFFDQIGRLIERSPLHDAQRNLRALAHSAAGRLDLVTREEFDATQRMLLAARQQIDTLEAQVRELQARLDSGAQSAPTSPEDAWR
- a CDS encoding glycine zipper 2TM domain-containing protein, whose product is MSSIPPQNATTPGKGVWIAVFVMGAVIVALLAAVLYKLSDSSGGKPVAAASAVTAPTSTALASAPQAASAPPTQTQSTAAATVPATQTAETKNTAPPSTAQTQAAAPQPKPVVRQAQASEQAAPQQFAPQQFAPQTAPVAPQQPVCSHCGTVAAVTPVQVHSQQNSPVGVIAGGIVGGLLGNQVGGGDGRKLATVAGAIGGGFAGNEIAKRVDSQTVYDVQVRMDDGQVRTLQLKVAPPVGQRVQLGSDGGLNPIP
- a CDS encoding YifB family Mg chelatase-like AAA ATPase, with translation MSLAQVASRALLGMEAPPVTVEVHLSPGLPGFTIVGLPEAEVREARDRVRSALLNSGLGFPSNKRIVVNLAPADLPKESGRFDLPIAIGLLAAQGLIPAGRLQGHTFAGELSLTGELRPTRGALAMACALASQRPEAGDDLRLVLPQQSAEEAALAQAATVLGARDLLQVVAYLLEQDGAAQRVTAAATTLAHASGPDMAEVRGHSAAKRALEIAAAGGHHVLMVGPPGSGKSMLAQRFVGLLPPLTREQALESASVLSLVGRFDPAQWGRRFVRSPHHTASAVALVGGGAGTIRPGEISLATHNLLFLDELPEFDRAVLESLREPLETGRIHISRAARQAEFPAQFQLIAAMNPCPCGYLGHATRACRCTPDQIARYQGRISGPLLDRIDIQVEVGAIAPETLLQLPQGETSAQIATRVAAAAEVQIARQGVRNAQLQGAELDAHCVLDPAGSAFLSQAMTRLGASSRQAHRVLRLARTIADLAGVQSIALNHLAEALQLRRALAQA